Proteins encoded together in one Scheffersomyces stipitis CBS 6054 chromosome 5, complete sequence window:
- a CDS encoding predicted protein, with the protein MPVKAAPNPYDIGQIETDGDADANINYNDAIEYWSSVPASVNGVLGGFGEQTPVPKADIIGSSTFLRKLQTRMGLPEGEQRLTIDMGAGIGRITRDLLWKVSDKVDLLEPVKPFVQQMQNELVAVANKGKLGDIYDIGMQDWAPSPEKTGKYWLVWCQWCVGQLPDHELVQFWIRCRQALMPNGTMIVKENIAPQDDIFDETDSSVTRTDPKFRDLFIQAGFKLIASDVQKGMPKELYPVRMYCLKAAQ; encoded by the coding sequence ATGCCTGTAAAAGCTGCTCCAAACCCATACGATATTGGCCAGATAGAGACAGATGGCGATGCCGACGCCAATATCAACTACAACGACGCTATTGAGTACTGGTCATCGGTTCCAGCCTCGGTAAATGGTGTTCTAGGAGGCTTTGGAGAACAGACTCCAGTTCCAAAGGCCGATATCATAGGTTCCAGCACATTTTTAAGAAAGCTCCAGACGCGAATGGGTTTACCTGAAGGCGAGCAACGCTTGACCATCGATATGGGAGCTGGAATTGGCAGAATAACCAGAGATTTGTTGTGGAAAGTCAGTGACAAGGTTGACCTTTTGGAACCAGTTAAGCCCTTCGTCCAACAAATGCAAAACGAATTGGTTGCAGTGGCGAACAAGGGGAAGTTGGGAGATATCTATGACATTGGAATGCAAGACTGGGCTCCCTCACCCGAAAAGACTGGCAAATATTGGTTGGTGTGGTGCCAATGGTGCGTAGGACAATTGCCAGATCACGAACTAGTGCAATTCTGGATTAGATGCAGACAGGCTTTGATGCCCAACGGTACTATGATAGTCAAGGAGAATATTGCTCCTCAGGATGATATTTTTGACGAGACCGACTCTTCTGTCACGAGAACAGATCCTAAATTCAGGGACTTGTTCATCCAGGCCGGGTTCAAGTTAATAGCCAGTGACGTACAGAAAGGTATGCCTAAGGAATTATACCCTGTTAGAATGTACTGTTTAAAGGCTGCTCAGTAG
- a CDS encoding predicted protein (go_component exocyst~go_process exocytosis), producing the protein MSLTVDVDEADVAVLSQNLAKSKELFSQISKSLTNVSQKSINASKNIKPILRDVNRLNNHKGQIENGLNLLQDVNESAVQINNFENILNNPIELIGLKKYIDTLDKSRALFKIIKPRFKKFTGILINFENLIDKSDMKLQTHMQGLIKQDAGEILQDGSTAKINDIKTILRYFGTDTAHVYKIYSRSRGNNVYEKLKPLEASTEPKERPENIPYEKGSNGITSFTTTFMNVIENELRLLKELNLPRSEVVGPIVERSVGEIYNHGIINRFSHFFNSSSAIIQNDILLLEFIDNLLQFQEFLRKNGVSNKEFDNSIALFITKSSVLFKEYIKLIELRFQNTEKITEINIPQIIVDLFSRIRRISEFPHALLSLISTYKLGDWLIVKPPVKFITVYTSVIPNTANDESAEYHLSSFFSDIIDSITINIEIGLKNNEANYKKSTQGFHLIKNVVMIETILNRSETLHKSLGNLGMERLNKLKNRFLKLFLDDWNYASYIIIRDMTTIATSHAHAAGGQGPSTGGSSGHLSNKEKEQIKDLFKNFNDSFEDAIRNYEKYNITDVNLRNYLSNEIKKLIINAYFKLYDKYGNSDFTKNKSKYVKYDKQQFERILNEKL; encoded by the coding sequence ATGTCTCTCACGGTGGATGTCGACGAAGCAGACGTGGCAGTTCTTAGCCAGAACTTGGCCAAATCAAAAGAGTTGTTTCTGCAAATCTCCAAGTCTTTGACAAATGTTTCTCAAAAGTCTATCAATGCctccaagaacatcaagCCGATTTTGCGCGACGTCAACAGGTTGAACAATCACAAAGGACAGATCGAAAACGGtttgaatcttcttcaagacgTCAACGAAAGCGCGGttcaaatcaacaacttcgaaaacatcttgaacaacccTATAGAACTCATCGGCTTGAAGAAATACATCGACACATTGGACAAGAGTAGAGCactcttcaagatcataAAGCCCCGGTTCAAGAAATTTACAGGGattttgatcaacttcGAGAACCTCATAGACAAATCAGACATGAAGCTTCAGACTCACATGCAAGGCTTAATCAAACAAGATGCTGGAGAGATTCTACAAGACGGCTCCACTGCTAAGATTAACGACATTAAAACTATTCTCCGCTACTTCGGCACCGACACAGCTCATGTCTACAAGATCTACAGCAGGTCCCGTGGAAATAACGTGtacgagaagttgaagccCTTGGAAGCATCTACAGAACCCAAAGAGAGACCAGAAAATATCCCCTACGAAAAAGGCTCTAACGGCATCACCAGTTTCACTACTACATTTATGAATGTGATAGAAAACGAGTTGAGATTGCTCAAGGAGTTGAATCTTCCTCGTTCTGAGGTAGTAGGTCCTATCGTGGAACGGTCAGTAGGCGAAATCTACAATCACGGCATTATCAACAGATTCAGTCATTTCTTTAACAGTCTGAGTGCCATCATTCAAAACGATATTTTGCTCTTGGAGTTCATCGATAACTTGCTTCAGTTCCAGGAATTCTTGCGTAAGAACGGCGTTTCCAATAAGGAGTTCGACAACAGCATTGCCCTTTTCATCACCAAGAGCTCGGTTCTCTTCAAGGAGtacatcaagttgatcgaACTCAGATTTCAAAACACAGAAAAAATCACCGAAATTAATATTCCTCAGATTATTGTGGATCTCTTCTCCAGGATTCGTCGTATCAGTGAGTTCCCTCACGCGCTCTTGTCCTTGATCTCGACCTACAAGTTGGGAGACTGGTTAATAGTAAAGCCTCCTGTTAAATTCATCACTGTGTACACCTCAGTAATACCGAACACAGCTAACGACGAAAGTGCGGAATACCACTTGAGTTCATTTTTCTCGGATATAATTGACTCTATTACGATTAACATTGAGATAGGGTTGAAAAATAACGAAGCTAACTATAAAAAATCTACGCAAGGCTTCCACTTGATAAAAAATGTGGTAATGATTGAAACCATCTTGAACAGATCTGAAACGTTACACAAGAGCTTGGGTAATTTGGGAATGGAACGTTTGAACAAGTTAAAGAATCGATTCCTCAAATTATTCTTGGACGACTGGAACTACGCCTCCTACATAATCATCAGAGATATGACTACCATAGCAACCAGTCATGCACACGCAGCTGGGGGCCAGGGACCGAGTACCGGAGGTAGCAGTGGTCACCTCAGCAATAAAGAGAAAGAGCAGATTAAggacttgttcaagaactttaACGACTCGTTCGAGGACGCCATCCGCAACTACGAAAAGTACAATATCACTGATGTCAACTTGCGCAACTATTTGAGcaacgaaatcaagaagttgatcatCAACGCCTATTTCAAGCTTTACGACAAGTACGGAAACAGCGACTTcaccaagaacaagtcaaAGTATGTCAAGTATGACAAGCAGCAGTTTGAGAGAATATTGAACGAAAAACTCTAG
- a CDS encoding inorganic phosphate transporter (go_component integral to membrane~go_function transporter activity~go_process transport), whose product MVELEAHDDVLTRKMKLINDAIDEIGFTWYHLKLFFLNGMGYATDTQLVYIESSVRTFINYQFGYTFPVSNECYAIGMILGGLFWGFSADLIGRKLAFNLSLFLSAIFTILTGTMGTMASYCIFIILISFAAGGNLVLDTCVFLEFLPHKHQWLLTFFAFFWGIGQTIAVLLAYAFLPNNSCSSADDCPSHKNKGWRYVFYTNGCIVLTLAILRLTVVRLHETPKFLVSNNRDAEAVEVLQSIALKYNRQCSLTLDKLEDCGTISINEDYRHKMNFKGTFNLMFRHVKILFATRTAIRSTVLLFVSWFLLGIAYPLYSSFLPVYLATRGANISADTVSGVYRDNLISNAASIGGPLIAGALLYLVPRLGRRGVLFIGGVSTMALLFGYTAIRTRGQNVGLSSAVYCALYIYYGVIYAYTPEVMPSAARATGNCLCLVCTRIATAIVPVIAWFSNTSSSVPIWICGAAVGIIGIIALFLPFEPSKHRVV is encoded by the coding sequence ATGGTTGAGTTGGAGGCCCACGATGATGTCTTGACCAGAAAGATGAAGCTCATCAACGATGCCATAGACGAAATCGGTTTCACCTGGTACCATTTGAAGCTTTTCTTCCTTAATGGTATGGGGTATGCCACAGACACCCAATTAGTGTATATTGAGAGTTCGGTCAGAACCTTCATCAACTACCAGTTTGGATATACCTTCCCGGTTTCCAATGAATGCTATGCTATAGGTATGATTCTTGGAGGTCTTTTCTGGGGGTTTTCTGCTGATTTGATAGGTAGAAAGTTGGCATTCAATCTCTCGTTGTTTCTTTCCGCCATCTTCACAATCCTCACAGGTACCATGGGTACCATGGCTTCGTATTGTATTTTTATCATATTGATCTCATTTGCAGCAGGAGGAAATTTGGTACTTGATACTTGCGTCTTCCTCGAGTTCTTGCCTCACAAGCATCAATGGCTTTTGACATTTTTCGCCTTTTTCTGGGGTATTGGTCAAACCATTGCTGTTTTGCTTGCATATGCTTTCTTGCCTAACAACTCGTGTTCATCCGCTGATGATTGTCCTTCTCACAAGAACAAAGGTTGGAGATATGTGTTCTACACCAACGGTTGCATAGTATTGACTTTAGCTATTCTCAGATTGACAGTTGTCAGGTTGCATGAAACACCAAAGTTCTTGGTTTCCAATAACAGAGATGCCGAGGCTGTAGAAGTTTTGCAATCGATTGCTCTTAAATACAACCGTCAATGTTCCTTGACTCTTGACAAATTGGAGGACTGTGGAACCATTTCAATCAATGAAGATTACAGACATAAAATGAACTTCAAGGGcactttcaacttgatgttcCGTCATGTAAAGATCTTGTTTGCTACTAGAACGGCTATCAGATCTACAGTGTTGCTTTTCGTGTCGTGGTTCTTGCTTGGAATCGCCTATCCGCTTTACTCCTCGTTCTTGCCAGTGTACTTGGCTACTAGAGGTGCCAATATCTCGGCTGACACCGTTTCTGGGGTTTACCGtgacaacttgatttcCAACGCTGCTTCCATTGGAGGTCCTTTGATTGCTGGTGCATTGCTTTATCTTGTTCCCCGTCTTGGTCGAAGAGGGGTTTTATTCATCGGAGGTGTTCTGACCATGGCTCTTTTATTTGGCTACACTGCTATAAGAACCAGAGGTCAGAATGTTGGTTTATCTTCTGCTGTGTACTGTGCCTTGTATATTTATTACGGTGTGATCTACGCATATACTCCTGAGGTTATGCCTTCTGCTGCTCGTGCCACAGGAAACTGTCTCTGTTTGGTTTGCACCCGTATAGCGACCGCAATTGTACCCGTGATTGCCTGGTTCTCCAACACAAGCTCGCTGGTTCCTATCTGGATCTGTGGAGCTGCTGTTGGTATTATTGGTATCATTGCTTTGTTCTTGCCGTTTGAACCTAGTAAGCACAGAGTTGTTTGA
- a CDS encoding inorganic phosphate transporter (go_component integral to membrane~go_function transporter activity~go_process transport) yields the protein MHLVNDAIDEIGFTPYHLKLFFLNGMGYWTDTQLTYLESSVRTFVNYQFGYTYAVSNEMLAAGLLVGAIFWGFSADLIGRKIAFNLSLLLSAVFTIITGTMGTMASYCIFVFLSCFAAGGNLVLDTCVFLEYLPHKHQWLLTFFAFFWGIGQTIAVLLAYAFLPNNSCSSADDCPSHKNRGWRYVYYVNGAIVLVMAILRITVIRLKETPKFLVSNNRDAEAVEVLQSIARKYNRQCSLTLEQLNAIGEVKSSDDYRKHLNVKGTYTLVKHHLTILFANRKTARSTILLFLSWFLLGFAYPLYSSFLPVYLATRGNNISAPDVHGVYRDNLISNVSSMGGPFIAGALLYFFPALGRRGVLCIGGLVSMAFLFGYTQIKNRAQNVALSSTSFLAIYIYYAVLYAYTPEVLPSAARGTGNALSIACTRVASLVVPVIAYFSDTSSAVPIWICGAFVGVIGLMALLFPFEPSKHRVV from the coding sequence ATGCATTTGGTCAACGATGCCATTGACGAAATTGGTTTCACTCCATATCATTTgaaactcttcttccttaATGGTATGGGTTACTGGACCGATACTCAATTGACATACCTTGAAAGTTCAGTGAGAACCTTTGTCAATTACCAATTTGGCTACACCTATGCTGTGTCCAACGAGATGTTGGCTGCTGGTCTTTTGGTCGGTGCCATTTTCTGGGGGTTTTCTGCTGATTTGATCGGAAGAAAGATAGCTTTCAACCTTTCGTTGTTACTTTCGGCTGTCTTCACAATCATCACTGGTACCATGGGAACCATGGCTTCATACTGtatctttgttttcttgctGTGTTTCGCTGCTGGAGGTAACTTGGTACTTGACACTTGTGTTTTCCTTGAATACTTGCCTCACAAACACCAATGGCTTTTGACATTTTTCGCCTTTTTCTGGGGTATTGGTCAAACCATTGCTGTTTTGCTTGCATACGCTTTCTTGCCTAACAACTCATGTTCATCCGCTGACGACTGTCCTTCTCACAAGAACAGGGGCTGGAGATATGTCTACTATGTCAATGGAGCCATTGTGCTTGTCATGGCTATTTTGCGTATCACTGTCATCAGATTAAAGGAGACGCCTAAGTTCTTGGTTTCCAATAACAGAGATGCTGAAGCAGTAGAAGTTTTGCAATCGATTGCCCGTAAATACAACCGTCAATGTTCTTTAACTCTCGAACAATTGAATGCTATTGGAGAAGTCAAGTCCAGTGACGATTACAGAAAGCACTTAAACGTCAAGGGCACTTACACTTTGGTTAAGCACCATCTCACCATCTTGTTTGCCAACAGAAAGACTGCCAGACTGACGATCTTATTGTTTCTCTCTTGGTTCCTTCTTGGGTTTGCTTATCCCTTATACTCGTCTTTCTTGCCGGTATACTTGGCTACGAGAGGTAATAATATTTCTGCGCCAGATGTACATGGAGTTTACCGTGACAATTTGATTAGTAACGTGTCTTCCATGGGTGGTCCATTCATTGCTGGAGCTTTGTTGTATTTCTTTCCGGCCTtgggaagaagaggagTCTTGTGTATAGGTGGTCTCGTCAGTATGGCCTTCCTCTTTGGCTACACCCAGATCAAGAACAGAGCCCAAAATGTGGCTCTTTCGTCGACTTCATTCCTTGCCATCTATATCTACTATGCTGTGTTGTACGCTTACACTCCGGAAGTGTTGCCCTCAGCAGCAAGAGGTACAGGTAATGCTCTCAGTATTGCTTGTACTCGTGTAGCCAGTTTGGTTGTGCCAGTCATTGCTTACTTCTCTGACACTAGTTCTGCAGTTCCGATCTGGATCTGTGGTGCGTTTGTTGGAGTGATTGGTTTGATGGCATTGTTGTTCCCATTCGAACCAAGTAAGCACAGAGTTGTATAA
- a CDS encoding predicted protein translates to MNLNNLVSSGTATTAAPSVKVDATAPASEASQRVSLPPISDILVSRLPPVPGAPSSSSILPPLPHQSLPFAGGPPPVPQQDSRNLPPNYKYYDYYYGSNVPSHSLANHSISHSTALTRSPLSHNSSPVYGTNTTPPPAPPTLRHNSTNSYNLNVQYPPHQHQHIPHPHQPPHLYKTHSSPIGGIPTILGAHIHQGVQHLHQRQQAHELDDERSLSPGNKRKTRNNLPKEITYILLKWLNDHLSHPYPNSFEKNQLMMMTGLNQQQLSNWFINARRRKIKSLKEQKRLNLV, encoded by the coding sequence atgaacttgaacaatctCGTCAGTAGCGGAACTGCAACCACTGCAGCTCCTTCTGTCAAGGTTGATGCTACAGCTCCGGCTTCCGAAGCTTCGCAGAGAGTCAGCTTGCCTCCCATATCAGATATCTTGGTGAGCCGCTTGCCGCCAGTTCCTGGTGCGCCATCTTCGAGCTCGATCTTACCGCCACTTCCTCACCAATCTCTTCCATTTGCCGGAGGTCCTCCGCCAGTTCCGCAACAAGATAGCCGGAACCTCCCTCCAAACTACAAGTACTACGACTACTACTACGGTCTGAACGTTCCATCTCATCTGCTTGCCAACCATCTGATTTCACATCTGACTGCGTTGACGAGGTCGCCGTTGTCACACAACTCTCTGCCCGTATACGGAACAAACACCACACCTCCACCGGCACCTCCAACATTGAGACACAACTCGACCAACTCATACAACCTCAACGTCCAGTATCCCCCacatcagcatcaacaCATCCCTCACCCACATCAGCCTCCTCACTTGTACAAAACGCACAGCCTGCCTATCGGAGGCATTCCCACTATTTTGGGAGCACACATCCACCAGGGCGTGCAGCACCTTCACCAGCGTCAGCAGGCACATGAGTTGGACGACGAGAGACTGTTGTCGCCTGGCAACAAGCGTAAAACGAGAAACAACTTGCCCAAGGAGATCACATACATCTTGCTCAAGTGGTTGAACGACCACTTGAGCCACCCATACCCTAACTCGTTTGAAAAGAACcagttgatgatgatgaccGGATTGAACCAGCAGCAGTTGAGCAACTGGTTCATCAAcgccagaagaagaaaaatcaagCTGTTGAAGGAACAGAAGCGTTTGAACTTGGTGTAG
- a CDS encoding predicted protein, producing MSSVSLMSPSDALVSVADHILDSLTDLNKLEYNKKGRKYRFVNNNFQRVREEDKHLVICPEDPSLNLAVISAFFILFNINNGDILQRYPDFCLSIIGVAQKLENEGWTEEENSSVVHYKNARFDPLPAKDIALQYLEEYRIEQKHIEMGLNLMLCSKLNFLHTDHHIGTKLEGYYMKHYVSDYFGADALESPDVLVALKSFVHWGNIKGFLYKLGVPNVSVSPELVEKFSTFPEPSDELKASVYDRYPSGTSKYSLIRKSVDILGDWRYSKLMPYPSSTQFDLTWLYTLCHDIENDPIRYHLRSKAKGLCEDPVNLAELSSQHSKQVKSLLDFISLLINVFHETGGEFLLQNSKIPKFTNDLIEKNKDYYQKLLKVCDSIDSYEEKNWDSDDIVLRLLGNVEGESLYDVVMGMRQKFIDDYE from the coding sequence ATGTCTTCTGTATCGTTGATGTCACCCTCAGATGCGCTTGTGTCGGTAGCGGATCACATTCTTGATTCGCTCACTgatttgaacaaattggagtacaacaagaaagGCAGAAAGTACAGATTTGTCAATAACAACTTCCAGCGTGTTCGTGAGGAAGATAAACATCTAGTCATATGTCCTGAAGACCCCCTGCTCAATTTGGCTGTAATCTCGGCTTTCTTTattctcttcaatattAACAACGGAGATATTCTCCAGAGGTATCCTGACTTCTGTCTCAGTATTATTGGAGTAGCCCAGAAACTTGAAAACGAAGGCTGGACTGAGGAAGAAAATTCCTCTGTGGTCCATTACAAAAATGCTCGGTTTGATCCCTTGCCGGCCAAGGATATCGCCTTGCAGTATTTAGAAGAATACCGTATAGAACAGAAACATATTGAAATGGGACTCAACTTGATGCTTTGCTCGAAGTTGAATTTTCTTCACACAGACCATCACATAGGCACCAAACTTGAAGGATATTATATGAAACACTATGTGAGCGATTACTTCGGTGCGGATGCTCTTGAATCGCCAGATGTATTAGTTGCACTCAAGAGTTTTGTACATTGGGGGAACATCAAAGGATTTTTGTACAAATTGGGAGTACCCAATGTCAGTGTAAGTCCTGAATTAGTAGAGAAATTCTCGACTTTCCCGGAACCCTCAGACGAGCTCAAGGCTAGTGTATACGATCGCTACCCCAGTGGAACATCAAAGTATTCGCTTATCCGAAAGTCGGTAGATATTTTGGGAGATTGGCGTTATTCCAAACTTATGCCATATCCCAGCTCTACGCAATTCGATTTGACCTGGCTTTACACATTGTGTCACGACATTGAAAACGATCCAATTAGATATCATTTGCGGTCAAAGGCTAAGGGATTGTGTGAGGATCCAGTCAACTTGGCTGAACTTTCGAGTCAGCACAGCAAACAAGTCAAGAGTCTTTTAGACtttatttctcttctcatcAACGTGTTCCATGAAACAGGAGGTGAATTCTTGCTCCAGAACTCCAAGATTCCCAAGTTCaccaacgacttgattgAGAAAAACAAAGATTACTATCAGAAGTTGCTCAAAGTTTGTGACAGCATTGACAGCTacgaagagaagaattgggACTCGGACGATATTGTTCTTCGGTTATTGGGTAATGTGGAAGGAGAGAGCCTTTACGATGTTGTGATGGGGATGAGGCAAAAGTTCATTGACGATTACGAGTGA
- a CDS encoding predicted protein (go_component nucleus~go_function transcription factor activity~go_process regulation of transcription, DNA-dependent): MILIDETKYSCMECIRGHRSSSCRHHTRPLLQVRSKGRPNVHANGNPNHRIAVFAEEISDDQKLKSPSPVTVEKCKKNPVIILKASPKQVIDLQSGQIVGPYVEDGSKSDISRPPPPVINSDSFINTSTCCGGSGISKPNKQCGCCSNKSKRINKSKILKTYISKQLSKQKSQIRADYETKSTKKFEFNIVKSEPVSSTKVLSSNDSEQIYDVVPVPSCSIPGSCCCDDSCSCEGCVVHGNTSASEISKLLPADFSLHSLNIDMVSNVNTVRNNLTNFNNGISDVNDINNNKNSTNGNQDTGANDSPDNLIFNSLPDDFSNYINTTLPTLAANPILHSQTLPSVPNLSGNGQKFDSPNEDDSPSTASCSCPPNDCDCSNCETHGIINGHKLDELFATNNPMDHKMISFFTELSNPIDMSGFDSVAIKTENELSFDQFKQMFGIDQTPLANNGDTISTGFSNYTSSNVSEPSTLSSSSSGGCCSKK, encoded by the coding sequence ATGATCTTGATCGACGAAACAAAATACTCGTGCATGGAGTGCATCCGTGGCCATCGTTCATCGCTGTGTCGCCACCATACTCgacctcttcttcaggtGCGGTCCAAGGGACGGCCTAATGTTCATGCCAACGGGAATCCCAACCATCGGATCGCCGTTTTCGCGGAAGAAATATCTGATgaccagaagttgaagctgCCTTCCCCGGTTACTGTGGAAAAGTGTAAAAAAAACCCTGTGATCATTCTTAAGGCTTCGCCCAAGCAAGTGATCGACTTGCAAAGTGGCCAAATCGTTGGACCTTACGTAGAAGATGGGCTGAAACTGGACATCTCCAGGCCCCCACCTCCCGTAATTAACAGTGATAGCTTCATCAACACCTCCACCTGTTGTGGCGGCAGTGGCATTTCAAAACCCAACAAGCAGTGTGGCTGTTGTTCAAATAAAAGCAAGCGTATAAACAAGTCTaagatattgaaaacaTACATCTCGAAACAGTTGCTGAAACAAAAGTCCCAGATTCGAGCCGATTATGAAACTAAATCCACCAAAAAATTCGAATTCAACATAGTGAAGTCTGAACCTGTGTCGCTGACAAAGGTTTTGTCAAGTAATGACTCTGAGCAGATTTATGATGTAGTACCTGTGCCGTCGTGTTCCATCCCAGGCTCTTGCTGTTGTGATGATAGTTGTTCCTGTGAAGGCTGTGTAGTACATGGAAATACTTCAGCTAGTGAGATCAGCAAGTTGCTTCCGGCTGATTTCAGTTTGCACAGCTTGAACATCGACATGGTTAGTAATGTTAATACTGTCAGAAATAACCTCACTAACTTCAATAATGGCATCTCTGACGTCAatgatatcaacaataataaaaaTAGCACTAATGGCAACCAAGATACGGGCGCTAACGATTCCCCCGATAACCTCATATTCAATTCCCTTCCTGACGACTTTTCTAATTACATCAATACGACTTTACCTACATTGGCCGCAAACCCGATACTTCATTCACAAACTCTACCATCAGTTCCTAATTTGTCAGGAAATGGCCAAAAATTCGACAGTCCCAACGAGGACGACTCACCCAGTACTGCTTCCTGCAGCTGTCCACCCAACGATTGTGACTGTTCCAACTGTGAAACTCATGGTATTATAAATGGTCACAAATTGGACGAACTCTTCGCTACAAATAATCCCATGGATCATAAAATGATCTCCTTCTTCACCGAATTGCTGAATCCCATAGACATGTCTGGCTTTGACAGTGTAGCGATTAAAACAGAAAATGAGCTTTCTTTTGATCAGTTCAAACAGATGTTTGGCATAGACCAAACACCGTTGGCTAATAATGGTGATACTATCAGTACTGGCTTTCTGAATTATACTAGTAGCAATGTACTGGAGCCTTCCACATTGTCCAGCAGCAGTAGCGGCGGATGTTGTTCGAAAAAGTAG